A genomic stretch from Vanrija pseudolonga chromosome 6, complete sequence includes:
- the SPAC4C5.03_1 gene encoding putative protein → MVFQPLPDPSTCPNQNHDPWTLALSTALISGLIVSYLPQHFRIISTGTSEGLSPWFLLLGATSSASGMINLLIVQWPLFRCCRVVSGGQCAESLLGFVQVFMQWLLFTIIFILYLIYFPHVPHMRFPGQLGYGATRGHPTTDAAEAAAHDKLVAENKVEWRKAVGVAWLTLIHLYITAARSIAADTRSVVLLILALVLLNTLPTTKPPQPALRRLAQFCGVTGTLLAICQYAPQIYKTFGAGLVGALSIGTMCIQVPGSVMFCISIAVREGTDWTSWMPYAVTGLMQGALLVICLLWKRRQKSLGIDDFGDPLPRPSASDERSALLSS, encoded by the exons GACGCTTgcgctgtcgacggcgctcATCTCCGGCCTCATCGTCAGCTACCTGCCCCAG CACTTCCGTATTATCAGCACCGGCACCTCGGAGGGTCTCTCGCCA TGGTTCCTCCTCCTGGGCGCAACCTCGTCCGCGTCAGGCATGATCAACCTCCTCATTGTCCAGTGGCCCCTGTTCCGATGCTGTCGGGTAGTT AGCGGGGGGCAGTGCGCGGAATCCCTCCTCGGCTTCGTGCAGGTGTTCATGCAGTGGCTCCTGTTCACCATCAT TTTCATCCTCTACCTCATCTACTTCCCGCATGTCCCGCACATGCGCTTCCCCGGACAGCTGGGGtacggcgcgacgcgtggCCACCCAAcgaccgacgcggccgaggcggcggcgcacgacAAGCTCGTGGCCGAGAACAAGGTCGAGTGGAGGAAGGCTGTCGGCGTGGCATGGCTCACGCTCATCCACCTGTATATTACTGCTGCTCGCTCTATCGCCGCTGACACACGAAGCGTTGTCCTCCTCAtactcgcgctcgtcctcctAAACACACTCCCGACAACCAAGCCACCGCAGCCCGCCctacgccgcctcgcccagtTCTGTGGCGTCACAGGCACCCTGCTCGCCATCTGCCAATACGCGCCCCAGATCTACAAGACGTTCGGCGCgggccttgtcggcgcccTCAGCATCGGCACAATGTGTATCCAGGTGCCAGGCAGCGTCATGTTCTGCATCAGCATCGCCGTCCGCGAAGGAACCGACTGGACGTCGTGGATGCCCTATGCCGTCACCGGCCTGATGCAAGGCGCCCTTCTG GTCATCTGCCTTCTCTGGAAGCGCCGCCAGAAGTCGCTTGGCATCGACGACTTTGGAGACCCGCTGCCTCGTCCAtccgccagcgacgagcgcTCGGCCCTTCTCTCCTCGTAA
- the scd1_1 gene encoding Rho guanine nucleotide exchange factor scd1: MLHGSESDTTGRSVPSLYESFKMAAVATPAHQVTLVSAEDEHGEEECPICCESLSFTYRLPGEKPHVVPECGHALHEECFVTVYGKVLPSGSSRNIGVCGVCRQPMRVSGTGGERSMGKNKLAALMGGENASGLPVMGNGRPTSVHGAEHLDGNGDDGVEPVQQQGAGLPSRMQDQHVKVVIPRISILSEYASVRRVNNGKQMVTAMVSIDIPPAADRSKYAARTLTPPLPSPPSAASFHDALASQPLSQPLSPKLPSPFTHVVADLRRRLENYKSHGIDTLGPLRLFDILKVRKGTFQKDFHIYLFQEALICVSEERKSGIRNMFHGSSKSNGDSHRTVLKLRGRIYLRHVHHVVDASTKKELSIALTMETEQEGIDSFMLSFSDRSSHEMWKTTVTRLVEEANNPVPPSHIVTGGPGKVAKLMGPPPPGVRAPTVNSGVNLSPVPVPASLHEDIPVCPITCLGDLAYHTPLARQHTPVDLVIALSTPSHPTPISGGGANGLPLKTRLMRTALQFVLACMGPKDRVAFVATELGTQGVVRKTPLLNATHHDSRKRLEAFVDGLGIGKIDDDEFEVEITKDERPDVVTAVNVALDVILQRKVKNPLCGFVLISDTAEQIKRSQMDLVTARLDAAKVPVHTFGYGKAHDPSPLWMISNHTHGTYTFVKEWYHLRDALAGAIGGIMSIALTSMKLRLTCQDNDFRVTKVSGTSQAVISTSGKDIDIDLHEVRHGERREILIEMELDCGPGGEGSEEQGDDGVSLNRHQSMVSSGGSLRSRPSLNVHNINGLGGALDALAMSDPSVIQSVVSRSTYPEGVVEEVPVVEVDCSFHDPLAGRSAARLAHPVLLALPVLPPSAAPSTSSSEPSIVRRRMELLASDMITRALLIASRKNFGHATRILRETKRIIETIADSTRQNMPSPAEARSRFEIATVLAVDGLASTIQDVDMFLDGLEVSKEMFEMDHRNYAAQQAVILRTQQSWTNRTPTELHYATQDVKDLIQASSDYSPRT; this comes from the exons ATGCTCCATGGCAGCGAGAGCGACA CAACAGGACGCTCGGTCCCTTCGCTGTACGAGTCGTTCAAgatggccgccgtcgcgactCCTGCCCACCAAGTCACTCTTGTTTCAGCAGAGGATgagcatggcgaggaggagtgCCCCATTTGCTGTGAGAGTCTGAGCTTCACCTACCGCCTGCCTGGCGAGAAGCCCCATGTCGTTCCGGAATGTGGTCACGCCCTCCACGAG GAGTGCTTCGTCACCGTGTACGGCAAGGTCTTGCCGTCCGGTTCTTCTCGCAACATTGGTGTCTGTGGTGTCTGCCGTCAACCAATGCGAGTCAGTGGCACAGGCGGAGAGCGCAGTATGGGCAAGAACA AGCTCGCCGCATTGATGGGGGGCGAGAACGCGTCAGGATTGCCAGTCATGGGTAATGGAAGGCCAACTTCGGTTCACGGCGCAGAACACCTGGATGGCAATGGggacgatggcgtcgagcctGTGCAGCAGCAAGGAGCTGGCTTGCCATCTCGTATGCAGGACCAACACGTCAAGGTCGTCATCCCCCGCATCTCTATCCTCTCCGAGTACGCTTCGGTCCGTCGGGTCAACAACGGCAAGCAGATGGTCACGGCGATGGTTTCGATCGATATCCCTCCCGCTGCGGATAGGAGCAAGTACGCTGCCCGAACCC TTACGCCACcgctcccctccccaccGTCTGCTGCATCATTCCATGACGCACTGGCTTCCCAACCCCTCAGCCAACCGCTGTCTCCCAAGCTCCCGAGTCCGTTCACCCATGTCGTGGCCGACCTGCGAAGGCGGCTGGAAAACTACAAGAGCCACGGGATCGACACGCTCGGCCCATTGCGACTTTTCGACATCCTCAAGGTCCGCAAGGGCACCTTCCAAAAGGACTTTCACATCTACCTCTTCCAAGAGGCGCTCATCTGTGTGTCTGAGGAGCGCAAGTCGGGCATCCGCAACATGTTCCACGGTTCCAGTAAATCCAACGGCGACAGCCATCGTACTGTGCTCAAGCTGCGTGGGCGGATTTACCTCCGCCACGTTCACCACGttgtcgacgcgtcgaccaAAAAGGAGCTCAGCATTGCTCTCACCATGGAAACCGAGCAGGAGGGTATTGACTCGTTTATGCTCTCATTCAGTGACCGGAGCAGCCATGAAATGTGGAAGACAACAGTCAcccggctcgtcgaggaggcgaaCAACCCTGTCCCTCCCTCACACATCGTAACGGGTGGCCCAGGGAAGGTGGCCAAGCTCATGggtcctcctccacccgGTGTTAGGGCACCGACGGTCAACAGTGGCGTCAATCTGTCACCGGTGCCAGTCCCCGCTTCTCTTCACGAGGACATCCCGGTCTGCCCCATCACTTGCTTGGGAGACTTGGCGTACCACACTCCACTGGCCCGACAGCACACGCCGGTCGACCTGGTCATTGCCCTCTCAACGCCGTCCCACCCCACTCCCATATCTGGCGGTGGCGCGAACGGCCTGCCACTGAAGACCCGGCTCATGCGAACGGCACTGCAGTTTGTCCTAGCCTGCATGGGACCCAAGGACCGAGTGGCGTTTGTCGCAACCGAGCTGGGTACTCAGGGTGTGGTTCGCAAGACACCACTCCTCAATGCCACGCATCACGACAGCCGCAAGCGTCTCGAGGCGTTTGTCGATGGCCTCGGTATCGGCaagatcgacgacgacgagttcgaAGTCGAGATTACAAAAGACGAGCGTCCAGACGTCGTGACTGCCGTAAATGTGGCACTCGATGTCATCCTGCAGCGCAAGGTCAAGAACCCGCTGTGCGGCTTTGTTCTCATCAGCGACACGGCCGAACAGATCAAGAGGTCTCAGATGGACTTGGTCACCGCGCGATTGGATGCTGCAAA GGTACCTGTTCACACGTTTGGCTATGGCAAGGCCCATGACCCGTCACCACTGTGGATGATCTCGAACCACACGCATGGCACCTACACCTTTGTCAAGGAGTGGTACCACCTTCGCGATGCCCTTGCGGGTGCCATCGGTGGCATTATGTCTATCGCGCTCACAAGCATGAAGCTGCGACTCACCTGCCAGGACAACGACTTCCGCGTCACCAAGGTGTCTGGCACCTCGCAGGCTGTCATTTCGACCTCGGGCAAGGATATCGACATTGACCTCCATGAAGTGCGCCATGGCGAACGCCGTGAGATCCTGATCGAGATGGAGCTCGACTGCGGTCCTGGAGGTGAAGGGAGCGAGGAGCAaggtgacgacggcgtcagCCTCAACCGCCACCAGAGCATGGTCTCCTCTGGTGGCAGCCTTCGCAGCCGTCCCAGCCTCAATGTGCACAACATCAACGGACTCGGCGGTGCCCTTGACGCGCTGGCTATGAGCGACCCGTCGGTTATCCAGAGTGTCGTGTCCCGCAGCACCTACCCTGAGGGCGTGGTTGAGGAGGTGCCCGTGGTCGAAGTCGACTGCAGCTTCCACGAcccgctggctggcaggagtgccgctcgcctcgcacACCCGGTGCTGCTTGCGCTTCCGGTCCTCCCGCCGTCCGCCGCTcccagcacgtcgtcgtctgaACCGAGCAttgtccgccgccgcatggAGCTCCTGGCCAGTGACATGATTACCCGCGCGCTTCTGATCGCCTCACGCAAGAACTTTGGCCACGCGACGCGTATCCTCCGCGAGACGAAGCGCATCATTGAGACGATCGCCGACAGCACTCGTCAGAACATGCCCAGcccggccgaggcgcgctcCCGCTTCGAGATTGCCACGGTGCTTGCTGTCGACGGACTGGCATCCACGATCCAGGACGTTGACATgttcctcgacggcctcgaggtcaGCAAGGAGATGTTTGAGATGGACCACCGTAATTACGCTGCTCAGCAG GCTGTCATCCTCCGCACGCAACAGAGCTGGACGAACCGTACGCCGACCGAGCTCCACTACGCGACGCAGGACGTCAAGGACCTCATCCAGGCGAGCAGTGACTACTCTCCACGAACATGA
- the SPAC4C5.03_1 gene encoding putative protein, whose amino-acid sequence MVFQPLPDPSTCPNQNHDPWTLALSTALISGLIVSYLPQHFRIISTGTSEGLSPWFLLLGATSSASGMINLLIVQWPLFRCCRVVSGGQCAESLLGFVQVFMQWLLFTIIFILYLIYFPHVPHMRFPGQLGYGATRGHPTTDAAEAAAHDKLVAENKVEWRKAVGVAWLTLIHLVVLLILALVLLNTLPTTKPPQPALRRLAQFCGVTGTLLAICQYAPQIYKTFGAGLVGALSIGTMCIQVPGSVMFCISIAVREGTDWTSWMPYAVTGLMQGALLVICLLWKRRQKSLGIDDFGDPLPRPSASDERSALLSS is encoded by the exons GACGCTTgcgctgtcgacggcgctcATCTCCGGCCTCATCGTCAGCTACCTGCCCCAG CACTTCCGTATTATCAGCACCGGCACCTCGGAGGGTCTCTCGCCA TGGTTCCTCCTCCTGGGCGCAACCTCGTCCGCGTCAGGCATGATCAACCTCCTCATTGTCCAGTGGCCCCTGTTCCGATGCTGTCGGGTAGTT AGCGGGGGGCAGTGCGCGGAATCCCTCCTCGGCTTCGTGCAGGTGTTCATGCAGTGGCTCCTGTTCACCATCAT TTTCATCCTCTACCTCATCTACTTCCCGCATGTCCCGCACATGCGCTTCCCCGGACAGCTGGGGtacggcgcgacgcgtggCCACCCAAcgaccgacgcggccgaggcggcggcgcacgacAAGCTCGTGGCCGAGAACAAGGTCGAGTGGAGGAAGGCTGTCGGCGTGGCATGGCTCACGCTCATCCACCT CGTTGTCCTCCTCAtactcgcgctcgtcctcctAAACACACTCCCGACAACCAAGCCACCGCAGCCCGCCctacgccgcctcgcccagtTCTGTGGCGTCACAGGCACCCTGCTCGCCATCTGCCAATACGCGCCCCAGATCTACAAGACGTTCGGCGCgggccttgtcggcgcccTCAGCATCGGCACAATGTGTATCCAGGTGCCAGGCAGCGTCATGTTCTGCATCAGCATCGCCGTCCGCGAAGGAACCGACTGGACGTCGTGGATGCCCTATGCCGTCACCGGCCTGATGCAAGGCGCCCTTCTG GTCATCTGCCTTCTCTGGAAGCGCCGCCAGAAGTCGCTTGGCATCGACGACTTTGGAGACCCGCTGCCTCGTCCAtccgccagcgacgagcgcTCGGCCCTTCTCTCCTCGTAA
- the ATP2 gene encoding ATP synthase subunit beta, mitochondrial, translating to MTLVTRSAIRLSRRGGQQLKNARANAAFFTTAAKAATALPQARAEARVNVAPKQANATRGYATPANLQTGSIKSVIGAVVDVHFESDDLPAILNALDVQFAEGQPKPEGGRLVLEVSQHLGENTVRCIAMDGTEGLVRGQKVVDTGAPITIPVGPQTLGRIMNVIGQPIDQRGEIKGVSTRPIHADPPAFVEQSTQAEVLETGIKVVDLLAPYARGGKIGLFGGAGVGKTVLIQELINNIAKAHGGYSVFTGVGERTREGNDLYHEMRETGVINLEGDSKVALVFGQMNEPPGARARVALTGLTIAEYFRDEEGQDVLLFIDNIFRFTQAGSEVSALLGRIPSAVGYQPTLATDMGGMQERITTTKKGSITSVQAVYVPADDLTDPAPATTFAHLDATTVLSRGIAELGIYPAVDPLDSKSRMLDPRVVGERHYNIATKTQQILQAYKSLQDIIAILGMDELSEEDKLTVERARKIQRFMSQPFQVAEIFTGIQGKLVPLKDTITAFERILNGEFDHVPENSFYMVGGIDDVLAKFEKEQKEQA from the exons ATGACTCTTGTCACCCGCTCTGCCATCCGCCtctcgcgccgcggcggccagcagctcaagaacgcccgcgccaacgcggccttcttcaccaccgctgccaaggctgccaccgccctcccccaggcccgcgccgaggcccgcgTCAACGTTGCCCCCAAGCAGG CCAACGCTACCCGCGGCTACGCTACCCCCGCCAACCTCCAGACTGGTTCGATCAAGTCGGTCAttggtgccgtcgtcgacgttcACTTCGAGTCGGATGACCTCCCCGCTATCCTCAACGCTCTTGACGTCCAGTTCGCTGAGGGccagcccaagcccgagggCGGCCGTCTCGTTCTCGAGGTCTCGCAGCACCTCGGTGAGAACACCGTCCGTTGCATTGCCATGGACGGTACCGAGGGTCTTGTCCGTGGCCAGAAGGTCGTCGACACTGGTGCCCCCATCACCATCCCCGTCGGCCCCCAGACTCTTGG CCGTATCATGAACGTCATTGGCCAGCCCATTGACCAGCGTGGTGAGATCAAGGGTGTTTCGACCCGCCCCATCCACGCCGACCCCCCTGCCTTCGTCGAGCAGTCGACCCAGGCCGAGGTTCTCGAGACCGGTatcaaggtcgtcgacctccttgccccTTATGCCCGTGGTGGTAAGATTGGTCTCTtcggcggtgccggtgtcGGCAAGACCGTCCTTATCCAGGAGCTTATCAACAACATCGCCAAGGCCCACGGTGGTTACTCCGTCTTCACCGGTGTCGGTGAGCGTACCCGTGAGGGTAACGACCTGTACCACGAGATGCGTGAGACTGGTGTCATCAACCTTGAGGGTGACTCCAAGGTCGCTCTTG TCTTCGGCCAGATGAACGAGCCCCCGGGAGCTCGTGCCCGTGTCGCTCTTACCGGCCTCACGATCGCCGAGTACTTCcgtgacgaggagggccagGACGTGCTTCTCTTCATCGACAACATTTTCCGTTTCACCCAGGCCGGTTCGGAGGTGTCTGCCCTTCTCGGTCGTATCCCCTCGGCTGTCGGTTACCAgcccaccctcgccaccgacaTGGGTGGTATGCAGGAGCGTATTACCACCACCAAGAAGGGTTCGATTACCTCGGTCCAGGCCGTCTacgtccccgccgacgacttgactgaccccgcccccgccaccaccttcGCCCACCTTGACGCCACCACTGTGCTTTCGCGTGGTATTGCCGAGCTCGGTATCTACCCTGCCGTCGACCCCCTCGACTCCAAGTCGCGTATGCTTGACCCccgtgtcgtcggtgagcgCCACTACAACATCGCCACCAAGACCCAGCAGATCCTCCAGGCCTACAAGTCGCTCCAGGACATTATCGCCATTCTCGGCATGGACGAGCTTtccgaggaggacaagctcaCCGTCGAGCGTGCCCGTAAGATCCAGCGTTTCATGTCGCAGCCTTTCCAGGTCGCCGAGATCTTCACTGGTATCCAGGGCAAGCTTGTCCCCCTTAAGGACACCATCACCGCCTTTGAGCGTATCCTCAACGGCGAGTTTGACCACGTCCCCGAGAACTCGTTCTACATggtcggcggcatcgacgaTGTCCTTGCCAAGTTCGAGAAGGAGCAGAAGGAGCAGGCTTAA